One Lysinibacillus fusiformis genomic window carries:
- a CDS encoding ABC transporter permease: MIKYILKRLMYILLALFVIVTATFFLLRLAPGNPFASERNFPPQIEEKLNETYGLNNPWYIQYKDYLIDAATFDFGESMKYKARSTNDMIAEGFPVSLTLGIEAMLLAIGFGVLIGVVAALYHNRFPDYLATTFAVLGISVPSFILAGLMQYFLAYKLQLFPISGWQGFSYSILPALAIALSHMGFIAKLTRSSMLEQNNSDYVKMARAKGIGKWTVVFRHTLRNALLPVVTYLGPLTAGVVTGSFIVEQIFAVPGLGKHFVQSITNRDYTVVMGTTVFYSIILLFAVFIVDILYSVIDPRIKLKGAKK; encoded by the coding sequence GTGATTAAATATATTTTGAAAAGGCTGATGTATATACTTCTCGCGCTTTTCGTCATCGTAACGGCTACGTTTTTCTTATTGCGTCTTGCTCCCGGTAATCCATTTGCATCTGAACGTAATTTCCCTCCTCAAATAGAGGAAAAGTTAAACGAAACGTATGGATTAAATAACCCTTGGTATATTCAGTACAAAGATTATTTAATCGATGCGGCCACTTTTGATTTCGGTGAATCTATGAAATATAAAGCACGTTCTACTAATGATATGATTGCAGAAGGCTTCCCGGTATCTTTAACTTTAGGGATTGAAGCTATGCTGCTAGCTATTGGATTTGGTGTATTAATCGGTGTAGTTGCAGCGCTTTATCATAATAGGTTTCCAGATTATTTGGCAACGACCTTTGCGGTGCTCGGAATTTCCGTTCCATCTTTCATTTTAGCTGGACTCATGCAGTATTTCCTTGCATACAAACTTCAGTTATTCCCGATTAGTGGATGGCAAGGCTTTAGTTATAGTATATTGCCAGCCTTAGCTATTGCACTTTCGCATATGGGCTTTATCGCTAAACTGACACGTTCAAGTATGCTTGAACAAAACAATAGCGATTATGTAAAAATGGCTCGTGCAAAAGGTATAGGCAAATGGACAGTCGTCTTCCGCCATACTTTACGGAACGCCCTTTTACCAGTTGTTACATATTTAGGTCCATTAACGGCTGGTGTTGTTACAGGTAGCTTCATTGTAGAGCAAATTTTTGCGGTTCCTGGTTTAGGAAAACACTTTGTACAAAGTATTACGAACCGTGATTATACAGTTGTTATGGGGACAACCGTATTCTACTCAATCATTCTTTTATTTGCGGTATTCATTGTAGATATCTTATATAGCGTAATCGATCCGCGAATTAAACTGAAAGGAGCGAAAAAGTAA
- a CDS encoding nitroreductase family protein, whose amino-acid sequence MKNKEYNEKIFERVNNFKRMERLQDFIISNRELNEIIKLHQTTTWERPFKNKIFSDELLHWLSLAENVSSYPLVVEETVELSSHYTDLPKNKTSHKHFNDDYAFEYNQFSNILFNSFGKREDGHRNYASAGGLYPITPLLIVIDIKSLPFLKEPGVYIYDSSDHQLLLLTKFTTEKINAYKDCLMFDEDEVPKLAMAYMVDIGKSITKYKNRGYRHALIEVGLMAQSFRNELWKYDNLGECCWSGFNDNRLAFNLGLSPRLAPIIMMQWFGAVR is encoded by the coding sequence ATGAAGAATAAAGAATATAATGAAAAGATTTTTGAAAGAGTAAATAATTTTAAACGGATGGAAAGATTGCAAGATTTTATAATATCAAATAGAGAATTAAATGAAATAATCAAATTACACCAAACTACTACGTGGGAACGTCCATTTAAAAACAAAATATTTTCTGATGAGCTTTTACATTGGCTGTCTTTAGCAGAAAATGTTTCTTCATACCCATTAGTAGTGGAAGAAACTGTTGAATTATCATCTCATTACACCGATCTACCTAAAAATAAAACAAGTCATAAACATTTTAATGATGACTACGCATTTGAATATAATCAATTTAGTAATATATTATTTAATTCATTTGGTAAAAGAGAAGATGGGCATAGAAATTATGCTTCAGCGGGAGGATTATATCCTATTACTCCTTTATTAATAGTAATTGATATAAAAAGTCTACCATTTTTAAAAGAGCCTGGAGTATATATATATGATTCATCTGATCACCAATTATTATTATTAACGAAATTTACTACTGAAAAAATTAATGCTTATAAGGATTGTCTCATGTTCGATGAGGATGAAGTACCTAAATTAGCTATGGCTTATATGGTTGATATAGGAAAATCTATTACGAAATATAAAAATAGAGGGTATAGACATGCTTTAATAGAAGTAGGCTTAATGGCACAGAGTTTTAGAAATGAACTATGGAAATACGATAATTTAGGTGAATGCTGTTGGTCTGGTTTTAACGACAATAGGCTAGCGTTTAATCTAGGTCTTAGTCCGAGATTAGCCCCTATAATAATGATGCAGTGGTTTGGGGCAGTCAGATGA
- a CDS encoding peptide ABC transporter substrate-binding protein has translation MNKNKKFLLLTVLAVFSLVLAACGFGGDSSDNSSSSDGKKDSGSKAKEINLAITSEPPNLHPGLASDTTSSAILTNVFEGLVVVDTEGNPTKGMAEDWSISDDKKTYTFKLRDAKWSNGDAVVAGDFEYAWKWALNPENLSQYASIFYPIKGAQAYNEGGGSADAVGIKAEDDKTLVVTLENPTPYFLELTGFKTYLPVNQKVAEANTEWYAEADENFVTNGAYKFSDWKHSASIVLTKNEDYWDASNVDVDTVNISMVEKEATVATKFKGGELDFIGAPFQTVDLNAIDGFKKDGSLKIKDEASIYWYKFNTKDKIMSNANIRKALTLAIDRQKLIDNVTKGEQKPALGMVPLTVPGFEEDRGFFKDNDVDGAKAALEAGMKELNIKDPKDIKVNISYNTSEGHAAIAQFIQEEWSKKLGISSQLDNSEWQVYLEKLKTGDYQVGRMGWVADYIDAYTFLEMYDTAKNGNNQTGWENAQYKDLLNKSVAEVDEAKRLDYLKQAEAIAMTELPVAPIYYYTHLSVVKEGIENLDRNPTGDIHLKYVKIK, from the coding sequence ATGAATAAAAACAAAAAGTTTTTATTATTAACAGTCCTTGCAGTCTTTTCATTAGTACTAGCTGCATGTGGCTTCGGTGGTGATTCGTCTGATAATTCTTCATCTTCAGACGGCAAAAAAGATTCTGGTTCAAAAGCTAAAGAAATTAACTTAGCAATTACTTCAGAACCACCAAATTTACACCCAGGACTTGCATCGGATACTACATCTAGTGCAATCTTAACTAACGTTTTTGAAGGTCTAGTTGTTGTAGACACTGAAGGTAACCCTACTAAAGGTATGGCTGAGGATTGGTCTATAAGTGATGATAAAAAGACTTATACTTTCAAATTACGTGATGCAAAATGGTCAAATGGCGATGCAGTTGTAGCAGGTGACTTCGAATATGCTTGGAAATGGGCGTTAAATCCAGAAAATCTTTCACAGTATGCTTCTATTTTCTATCCAATTAAAGGGGCTCAAGCATACAACGAAGGAGGCGGTTCTGCTGATGCTGTTGGTATCAAAGCTGAAGATGACAAAACTTTAGTCGTAACTTTAGAAAACCCAACTCCTTATTTCCTAGAATTAACAGGATTCAAAACTTATTTACCAGTTAACCAAAAAGTGGCTGAAGCTAATACAGAATGGTACGCGGAAGCAGATGAAAATTTCGTAACAAATGGCGCTTATAAATTTAGCGATTGGAAGCATAGCGCTTCTATCGTTCTTACAAAGAATGAAGATTATTGGGATGCATCAAATGTTGATGTTGATACTGTAAATATTTCTATGGTTGAAAAAGAAGCAACTGTTGCTACTAAGTTTAAAGGCGGTGAGCTTGACTTTATCGGTGCACCATTCCAAACAGTAGATCTTAATGCAATTGATGGCTTCAAAAAAGATGGTTCTTTAAAAATCAAGGACGAAGCAAGTATCTATTGGTATAAATTCAATACAAAAGATAAAATTATGTCTAATGCAAATATCCGTAAAGCTCTTACTCTAGCAATCGATCGTCAAAAATTAATTGACAACGTAACTAAAGGTGAGCAAAAACCGGCTCTAGGTATGGTTCCGTTAACAGTTCCTGGATTTGAAGAAGACCGTGGTTTCTTCAAAGATAATGATGTTGATGGAGCAAAAGCTGCTCTTGAAGCTGGGATGAAAGAACTTAATATTAAGGATCCTAAAGATATTAAAGTTAACATTTCATATAACACTTCTGAAGGCCATGCAGCAATCGCTCAATTTATTCAAGAAGAATGGAGCAAAAAACTTGGTATTTCATCTCAGTTAGACAATTCTGAATGGCAAGTTTATTTAGAAAAATTAAAAACTGGTGACTATCAAGTAGGTCGTATGGGCTGGGTAGCTGACTATATAGACGCATATACATTCCTTGAAATGTACGATACTGCTAAAAACGGTAACAACCAAACAGGCTGGGAAAATGCTCAATACAAAGATTTATTAAACAAATCAGTTGCTGAGGTAGACGAAGCTAAACGCCTTGATTATTTAAAACAAGCTGAAGCAATTGCTATGACAGAATTACCAGTTGCACCTATTTACTACTACACTCACTTATCTGTAGTTAAAGAAGGTATAGAAAACTTAGATCGAAATCCAACAGGTGATATTCACCTTAAATATGTAAAGATTAAATAA
- a CDS encoding ABC transporter permease, which produces MTQQQIEKDKFKIVGGNHEATEKLADKSVSFWKEVFIRFSHNKMAIFGLIALIVIVLMATFVPMFSQYHYSDQLGAFNAPPSSEFWFGTDDLGRDIFVRVWAGARISLFIGFAAAIIDLIIGVLWGSISGLAGGRVDNIMMRIADVLTAVPYLLIVIVLLVVLQPGIVPMIIALSITGWISMARIVRGEVLSIKNQEYVLAARTLGARTGHLILKHLVPNALGAILVTMTLTVPSAIFTESFLSYLGLGVPAPQASWGTMASEGNGAIANAPWRLIFPALFISLTIFAFNAVGDGLRDALDPKLRK; this is translated from the coding sequence ATGACACAGCAACAAATCGAAAAGGATAAGTTTAAAATTGTTGGTGGAAATCACGAAGCAACTGAAAAATTAGCCGATAAATCTGTCTCCTTTTGGAAGGAAGTATTTATTCGTTTTTCCCATAATAAAATGGCGATTTTTGGTTTAATCGCTTTAATAGTTATTGTTTTAATGGCTACATTTGTGCCGATGTTTTCGCAATATCACTATAGTGATCAATTAGGTGCTTTTAATGCCCCACCATCATCAGAATTTTGGTTTGGTACAGATGATTTAGGTCGAGACATTTTCGTTCGAGTGTGGGCTGGTGCTCGTATTTCTTTATTCATCGGGTTTGCTGCTGCAATTATTGACTTAATCATTGGCGTACTTTGGGGAAGTATATCTGGTTTAGCAGGCGGTCGTGTTGATAATATTATGATGCGTATTGCCGATGTTTTAACAGCGGTTCCTTACCTTTTAATTGTAATCGTACTTTTAGTAGTATTACAACCAGGTATTGTGCCAATGATTATCGCATTATCCATTACAGGTTGGATCAGTATGGCCCGTATTGTACGTGGTGAAGTATTATCTATTAAAAATCAAGAATATGTTTTAGCCGCTCGAACTCTGGGCGCACGAACAGGACATTTAATTTTAAAACATTTAGTGCCAAATGCACTTGGTGCGATTTTAGTAACAATGACATTAACAGTGCCATCTGCTATTTTTACAGAGTCTTTCCTAAGTTATCTCGGACTTGGAGTTCCTGCTCCACAAGCCTCTTGGGGAACAATGGCTTCTGAAGGAAATGGAGCCATTGCCAATGCTCCTTGGCGTTTAATATTCCCTGCATTGTTCATTTCACTAACAATCTTTGCATTTAACGCAGTTGGTGACGGCTTACGAGATGCATTAGATCCAAAACTACGTAAATAA
- a CDS encoding McbB family protein — MRESHLLEKEEMFIINKFIMYPFKESLIIQTPTGIIKVSDTRMIEIIKDWDINSVQKYTKSEFKYLFEEETEDALSFLESYQIIEKERKNEVNIKGITIISEEDFVGEILLERLTNQYQNRLSIKTVSQNDFSRELFEDQFIIYIQTRYDKKRVKEFMGIQRELNNSVTLMGYTYSTNFYLDCLYDPKWKLPCHNCHVGHIQSNFYSEEENEMSYQMMVELLYQESDDAFIRGIPLTSIQEMNIACLILNKVIGYLGDLNELSIHPQDINKSTMLNLKTLKKYEDTAIFWEMCDCYEE, encoded by the coding sequence ATGAGAGAATCGCATTTATTGGAAAAAGAAGAAATGTTTATTATTAACAAATTTATAATGTATCCATTTAAAGAATCTTTGATAATACAGACACCTACAGGAATAATAAAAGTTTCTGACACTAGAATGATAGAAATAATAAAAGATTGGGATATAAATTCAGTACAAAAATACACAAAAAGTGAATTTAAGTATTTATTTGAAGAAGAAACTGAAGATGCTTTAAGTTTTTTGGAAAGTTATCAGATAATTGAAAAAGAAAGGAAAAATGAAGTTAATATTAAGGGCATAACGATAATATCAGAAGAAGATTTTGTTGGTGAAATATTATTAGAAAGATTAACTAATCAATATCAAAATAGACTTTCTATAAAGACTGTATCGCAAAATGATTTTAGTAGAGAATTGTTTGAAGATCAATTTATTATTTATATTCAAACAAGATATGATAAAAAAAGAGTTAAAGAGTTTATGGGAATCCAAAGGGAATTAAATAATTCAGTAACTTTGATGGGATATACATATTCAACTAATTTTTATTTAGATTGCTTATATGATCCTAAATGGAAACTACCTTGTCATAATTGTCATGTAGGGCATATTCAATCTAATTTTTACTCAGAAGAAGAAAATGAAATGAGTTATCAAATGATGGTTGAACTGCTTTACCAAGAGTCGGATGACGCCTTCATAAGAGGAATTCCATTAACTTCTATACAAGAAATGAATATAGCTTGTTTAATTTTAAATAAGGTTATAGGATATCTTGGCGACTTAAATGAATTATCTATTCATCCACAAGATATAAATAAGAGTACAATGTTGAATTTAAAAACATTAAAAAAATATGAAGATACAGCTATTTTTTGGGAAATGTGTGATTGCTATGAAGAATAA